From Gemmatimonadota bacterium, one genomic window encodes:
- a CDS encoding multicopper oxidase family protein: ARPMRVERLANGQTLELEAGFVRRSVAGRELVMLAFNGQHPGPLLDVDRGAEIVVRFRNGIDQPTTIHWHGIRIENRFDGAPGVTQAPIAPGDSFTYRIRFPDAGLYWYHPHVREDVQQDMGLYGNMFVRGHEADLGPVDREEFLILDDLLLDESGAIQFGRESATHALMGRFGNVLLVNGEPGYSLDVGAGEVVRFLITNVSNTRTWNLSMPGARTKVVGSDMGPLEHEEWVESVVIAPAERYLVHVRFDSAGAVPLLNRVQSIDHLNGAFLPREDTLGVVTVGDDSRPAGPDGDAADPPPDQSAGAAFDELREHPATIVEIDRYRAFFDRPIDRRLILGIRTGEMPPIVRTMMRIDSVFFPAVEWDGTMPMMNWAATAGQVEWILRDPDTGLENMDIDWRFSVGEVVKIRVQNDRNVVHGMQHPIHIHGQRFLVLSRNGVPEENLGWKDTFLLPAGQTADILLEITNPGRWMLHCHIAEHIEAGMHAVFEVEE, encoded by the coding sequence GCGCGGCCGATGCGCGTCGAGCGGCTGGCGAACGGCCAGACGCTGGAGCTCGAGGCAGGCTTCGTGCGCCGCTCGGTGGCCGGGCGCGAGCTGGTTATGCTCGCGTTCAACGGCCAGCACCCCGGGCCGCTGCTCGACGTGGACAGGGGCGCCGAGATCGTCGTCCGCTTTCGCAACGGCATCGACCAGCCCACGACCATCCACTGGCACGGCATCCGGATCGAGAACCGCTTCGACGGCGCCCCGGGGGTCACCCAGGCCCCCATCGCCCCGGGTGACTCCTTCACCTACCGGATCCGCTTCCCCGACGCGGGGCTGTACTGGTATCACCCGCACGTGAGGGAGGACGTGCAGCAGGATATGGGGCTCTACGGCAACATGTTCGTGCGCGGCCACGAGGCCGACCTGGGTCCGGTGGACCGCGAGGAATTCCTCATCCTGGACGACCTGCTGCTCGACGAATCGGGCGCGATTCAGTTCGGCCGGGAGTCGGCCACGCACGCGCTCATGGGGCGCTTCGGCAACGTGCTGCTGGTCAACGGCGAGCCCGGCTACTCGCTGGACGTGGGCGCCGGCGAAGTGGTGCGCTTCCTCATCACGAACGTCTCCAACACGCGCACCTGGAACCTGTCGATGCCGGGCGCGCGCACGAAGGTGGTGGGCTCGGACATGGGGCCGCTGGAGCACGAGGAGTGGGTCGAGAGCGTGGTGATCGCCCCCGCCGAGCGGTACCTGGTGCACGTCCGCTTCGACTCGGCCGGCGCGGTGCCGCTGCTCAACCGCGTGCAGTCGATCGACCACCTGAACGGTGCGTTTCTGCCGCGCGAGGATACGCTGGGGGTTGTGACGGTTGGTGATGACTCGCGCCCCGCCGGGCCGGACGGCGACGCGGCCGATCCCCCACCCGACCAGTCCGCCGGTGCCGCCTTCGACGAGCTGCGCGAGCACCCGGCCACGATCGTCGAAATCGACCGCTATCGGGCCTTCTTCGATCGGCCGATCGACCGCCGCCTCATCCTCGGCATCCGCACCGGTGAGATGCCCCCGATCGTGCGCACGATGATGCGGATCGACTCGGTCTTCTTCCCCGCCGTGGAGTGGGACGGGACGATGCCGATGATGAACTGGGCGGCGACCGCGGGGCAGGTCGAGTGGATCCTGCGCGACCCCGACACCGGCCTCGAGAACATGGACATCGACTGGCGCTTTTCGGTGGGCGAGGTAGTGAAGATCCGCGTGCAGAACGACCGCAACGTGGTCCACGGAATGCAGCACCCGATCCACATCCACGGCCAGCGCTTCCTGGTTCTGAGCCGGAACGGGGTGCCCGAGGAGAACCTGGGCTGGAAGGACACCTTCCTGCTGCCCGCCGGGCAGACCGCCGACATCCTGCTGGAGATCACCAACCCGGGCCGCTGGATGCTACACTGTCACATCGCCGAGCACATCGAGGCCGGCATGCACGCGGTATTCGAAGTGGAGGAATGA